Proteins found in one Populus alba chromosome 14, ASM523922v2, whole genome shotgun sequence genomic segment:
- the LOC118041816 gene encoding F-box protein MAX2 gives MASSSMAMAATMNDLPDVILSIIFSSVSDTRTRNSLSLVNRKFLALERSTRTSLTLRGKARDIYMIPTCFRSVTHLDLSLLSPWGRSDLLSTASSDPFLLAQRLRLAFPLVTSLTVYARSPSTLHILLPQWPNLSHVKLIRWHPRSSSPHLGNDVVPLFEHCQALSSIDLSSFYYWTEDIPPVLQAYPSVSKALTCLDLLTVSLTDGFKSEEIQAITAACPSLTRFLLVCIFDPSYFGCVSDETFLAIVANCPRLRVLHLVDRASLGSTRGEPEDDGYTREDARITKVGLVDFFTGLPLLQELVLDFYQNVRDSALALEALHSKCPELKLLKLGQFHGICMAIESQLDGVALCSGLVSLTIKNSADLTDMGLIEIGRGCCNLARFEVEGCKKITMKGMRTMASLLHKTLIEVKISCCKNLNAVASLRSLEPIQGRIERLHFDCVWEGLEEDGGILCFDLNEGLCQSVEHEYGSKRKKSKYSSDPDSSSSSMQSNGNGMFSKSWDRLKYLSLWIGAGVLLTPLPMAGLYDCPNLEEIRIKVEGDCRTGHKPSQREFGLSCLAYYPRLSKMQLDCSDTIGFALTAPSGQMDLSLWERFFLNGIGNLSIYELDYWPPQDRDVNQRSLSLPGAGLLAECLAMRKLFIHGTAHEHFIMFLLRIPNLRDVQLREDYYPAPDNDTCTEMRVGSCSRFEDALNRRQILD, from the coding sequence ATGGCCAGTTCCAGTATGGCTATGGCTGCTACCATGAACGATCTGCCGGATGTGATTTTGTCAATCATTTTTTCATCAGTCTCTGACACACGAACCCGAAACTCACTCTCCCTGGTTAACAGGAAATTTCTAGCTCTAGAGAGATCCACCCGCACCTCCCTCACTCTCCGTGGCAAAGCGCGTGATATCTACATGATCCCTACCTGTTTCAGATCGGTGACTCACCTCGACCTCTCTCTGCTCTCTCCTTGGGGCCGTTCTGATCTCCTATCCACGGCCTCCTCCGACCCTTTTCTCCTCGCCCAACGCCTCCGTCTGGCCTTCCCTCTAGTCACATCCCTCACCGTTTATGCTCGATCTCCCTCCACTCTTCACATCCTCCTCCCTCAGTGGCCTAATCTGAGCCATGTCAAGCTCATCCGTTGGCATCCACGCTCCTCGTCCCCTCACCTCGGAAATGATGTAGTCCCTTTGTTTGAGCACTGCCAGGCTCTTAGTAGCATCGACCTTTCCAGTTTTTATTACTGGACTGAGGATATCCCTCCTGTTTTGCAAGCCTATCCATCTGTGTCCAAGGCCTTGACGTGCTTGGATCTCTTAACTGTTTCTTTAACTGATGGTTTTAAGTCTGAGGAGATTCAGGCAATCACTGCAGCTTGTCCTAGTCTAACCAGGTTCCTTCTTGTTTGTATTTTCGATCCAAGTTACTTTGGATGTGTTAGTGACGAGACCTTTCTAGCGATTGTTGCTAACtgtccaagattaagggttttgcatcttgttgatAGGGCTTCCTTGGGGAGCACTAGAGGGGAACCTGAAGATGATGGGTACACAAGGGAGGATGCAAGGATTACTAAAGTGGGGCTGGTGGACTTCTTTACTGGCCTTCCTCTTTTACAAGAGCTGGTTCTAGATTTTTACCAGAATGTAAGGGATAGTGCTTTGGCTTTGGAAGCGCTTCATTCGAAGTGTCCTGAGTTGAAGCTGCTTAAATTGGGGCAGTTTCATGGGATCTGTATGGCCATTGAGTCCCAGCTTGATGGGGTTGCCTTGTGTTCAGGCCTGGTGTCCTTGACCATAAAGAATTCGGCCGATTTGACGGACATGGGGTTGATTGAGATTGGTAGAGGGTGCTGTAATTTGGCGAGGTTTGAGGTCGAGggatgcaagaagattacaatGAAGGGAATGAGGACAATGGCTTCATTGCTCCATAAGACTCTGATTGAGGTCAAAATATCTTGTTGCAAGAACCTTAACGCTGTAGCGTCTCTGCGATCTCTTGAGCCTATCCAGGGTCGAATTGAAAGGCTACACTTTGATTGTGTCTGGGAAGGTTTGGAAGAGGATGGCGGTATCCTCTGTTTTGACCTCAACGAGGGCCTCTGTCAAAGTGTCGAGCACGAGTATGGCAGCAAAAGGAAGAAGAGCAAGTATTCTTCGGATCCTGATTCCTCATCCTCCTCTATGCAAAGCAATGGAAATGGAATGTTTAGCAAGTCTTGGGACAGGCTCAAGTACCTTTCTCTATGGATCGGTGCCGGTGTGCTTTTGACTCCATTGCCAATGGCTGGCCTGTATGATTGTCCTAATTTGGAGGAAATCAGGATAAAGGTCGAGGGAGACTGCAGAACCGGGCACAAACCATCACAGCGTGAATTTGGATTAAGCTGCCTGGCTTATTACCCTCGCCTGTCGAAGATGCAGTTGGATTGCAGTGATACAATCGGTTTTGCATTAACTGCGCCATCTGGGCAAATGGATTTGAGCCTGTGGGAGAGGTTTTTCTTGAACGGGATCGGGAATTTAAGCATATATGAGCTTGATTATTGGCCACCACAAGACCGGGACGTAAATCAAAGGAGCCTGTCGCTCCCGGGAGCAGGGTTGCTTGCAGAATGTCTTGCAATGAGGAAGCTTTTCATACATGGAACAGCTCATGAGCATTTCATCATGTTCCTCCTAAGAATCCCCAATCTGAGAGATGTGCAGCTGAGGGAAGACTATTATCCAGCACCAGATAATGACACGTGCACTGAGATGAGAGTTGGTTCATGTAGTCGTTTTGAAGATGCATTGAACAGGCGTCAGATCCTCGACTGA